CATTACTAAAAATACTAATGATGCTCAATTATATGTTTTGCCTAACAATAGAATGGAAATATTGCTGAGTAAAAACATTTCCTCGttcctatttatatttatcaatttCCAAATAAGATCAGTAATGATACTTAatgatttaaagatttttatacctttacctcataataataatttcgaaTATCAAGAACAACCTGTTTAGAAACTACTTATTAGAGCTGCACAGCATTCAATtctaaaattgtaatagttTTTGCATGCTAGTATTCTATATTTTCAATCTGTCCCCGGACATTAGTTAGTATTTCGACAATTTAGCTTGATTTAATGAAAATAGGTTGTAGCTTTAAATATAGTTTAGAAATAttcctcttttttatttacctaatacttatattttgtacatgtaccgaaagaaaaaaattttacttatttCCATTTCTGCTTACTTTTAAAAGAGTGTAGAATAATTATTCTAAGATGGCCGTCCTTAAAATTgaatcaaacatttttaattaatttccctGTGTGATGCAAAAGTATTTTGGGAACTCAACCCTTGAACTTTTACAATCCATCGTTTGACATGCTGGTCGCATGCATTAACTAATGGAATCGTCCCGAAAACatgctatatttttaagaGAAGTTGATTTTGTAAGAGAAAGTATTTCTTGAAgagaaagtttttaaagagAGACATAAAAGAAAGAGAATGAAGCGGCGCGCGCAGGCACTTGTTGATTTCTCAACCTCGAACAGCTGTTCGTGGTGAAACGCCGACTGCGCTGCCAGGAATACGGCGATGTCACCTCTTCGTGGTCGGGTGTAAGGCGTAAGGAGGTGCGAAAACCACCCGTCAACCACCCAACCTCCCCAGAACGCCCGTTACACGCCACTGGCAAACATGTGCGCTAATTGAATTAGTGGAACTCGGACAGGTGGTTGACATCTCGCTGGCGCAATTTTGACGTCGACAAAGTTTTGTTTActgttttcccctttttatGGTTGGATACTTTACAAGAGAAGATTTTAATTGGACTGTGTTTTTTGTTGACAATAAAGAACAAAGTTATTAAAAACGAACTAAAACGATCCTTTatattaatcttttaaaaaattacgaaAATTCACTTTATATGAGTATTTTTACCTTAAATGACGttctatatttataaatgcagTTTTTCGGGTGATACATAGAATTAAATATTGGTGAATAAGGGTTGTCATACCTTGTTAAGTTCGTAATGAAACTTTTTGgtacttttttgaaaaaaaaataaaaatttagctaaaaaattattttattatttatatttatttatttaaaaaaaatttgaagagcaattataaattattaaccaAGGACTCTCCGCTTTCTTGCAGCGTCGGCAAGTGGGCCACCCAATTTGGCGACGAGCTGTTCGCGCTGGCGCAGAAGATCACCAAGTCGCAGGAGATCAAGGAGAAGTACAAGGAGTACAATGCCCGCGTGGAGCTGAAGAACGGCACCGAGCTGATCAAGTCGATAACGAAAAATGTGGGCAGGATGCTGGCCAGAAAGATGGATGCGGTGCGGTGCATCCAGGAGCGGGCCGAATACGTTTACGAGAACTTTGAGTTCAATCGCACCTACGCGCTGCAGAACTTCACCTATATGTCGAGCAAGTATTCGAAGTACAATGGCAACAGTTCCGAGGAACTGGAGCCGAACGAGAAGGAGTTCGAGTGGATGTACCAGGACATGGAGCTAAATCCGGACACACACTTCTACAATACGCCAGTGGACACGGAGCACAGTTCGGTGCATGTGCCCTCGAATATTTGGGATCGTGCGGATCGGGTGCTGAAGACCATAATGTGGTCCGAGCAGCTGGACGAGGTCTTCAGGCAGAACTACCAATCCGATCCGGCCCTATCGTGGCAGTACTTTGGCTCCGACACGGGTATCCTACGGCACTATCCGGCTGGCCAATGGACGGATGCCCGAGCGAATCGCGATGATGCCGATACCTACGATTGCCGGAAGAGATCCTGGTACATTGAGACGGCCACCTGCTCCAAGGACATTGTCATCCTGTTGGATCATTCTGGTTCAATGACGGGTTTCCGGCATCACGTAGCCAAGTTCACCATCCGCAGTATCCTGGAGACCTTTTCCAACAATGATTTCTTTACCATTTTACGGTACTCGAATGAGGTTACGGACATCATACCCTGTTTCAATGGAGCCCTCGTCCAGGCGACACCCGAAAATATCGAGGTCTTTAATCAGGCCATCGAGGAGCTGGAAGAAGATCCCGAGGGCTATGCCAATCTCACGTTGGCATACGACACGGCCTTCCAGCTGTTGCGAAAGTACTACGACAGTCGCCACTGTAGCACCAACTCCACCTGCAACCAGGCCATAATGCTGGTAACCGACGGAGTGGCGGGCAATACCACCGAAGTTTTTCAGAAGTACAACCACGGCAATGGCGAGAACGGCACTTCGCGGATGAACACTCGGATATTCACCTATCTGCTGGGCAAGGAGGTCACCAAGGTGCGCGAAATCCAGTGGATGGCCTGTCTGAATCGGGGATACTACTCGCATGTCCAGACATTGGATGAGGTCCAAGAGGAGGTGCTCAAGTACGTGGACGTTATTGCCACGCCCCTGGTGCTGCAGAATGAACAACACCCGCCCACCTGGACGCACGCCTTTACGGACAAGACGGTTAGTGGTTACTTTAGGAAAATACTCACTCTAATAAActcaaaagaatttatttaaaattgaattcattttttatcccaactcaaaaaaaacttatttaaaattaaattaattttttatcctaaattgttttggagtagtcaactatttttaaattttcgatTGATATGAATCTTGCTATgtgaattaaaatttgaaaagtaAAGATTTTCTCTTCAGATTATAAATCGCTGCCTTTTAAACTGTGACTGATCTTTCGTAATTGGTTAAGTACAATAAACTGTATTATTTTGTCTTTCCTCAAACAGTACGATCCAAAAACCTCAAATGAGCGACGACCTCGACTGATGATATCTGTGGGAGTTCCAGCCTTCGATCGATCCTATCGTCACGTTAACAGCACCAATCCGAGGGCACGTTTGTTGGGAGTCGCTGGAACAGACGTGCCCGTGGAAGATATAGACAAGCTGACACTGCCCTACAAGGTGGGTAAAGAGAATTAAACACTAAACTCTGGgtattcatggtatatttttctttagctGGGTGTTAACGGCTACTCTTTTGTGGTGTCCAATAATGGTTATGTTCTGCTGCATCCCGATCTGCGGCCCATTGGGGTAAGTTTATGCCAtgtttatataataatttaatttttttaatatttattttataatttcctcCATCCCAGACCAATGGCAAAATGAATCCGAACTACAACAGCATAGACTTCACCGAGGTAGAGCATCTTTTCGAGGACCAAAGTCCTCGGGAGCCGGGCGAATCGATTCTGAATATTCGCAATGCAATGGTGCGACACGAAAGCAATGAGTTTAAGAGCATATCCGTGAAGTTCCACTACGACAAGATGCGCCGCGTTTCTGAGGAGAAACAGGACTACTTCTTTGCCCCCCTGCCCAATACTCCGTTCACCTTGGGCATTGTTATGCCCACCGAATATGGCAAGACTTGGATTAAGGTCGGCGAGGAGGTGGACAAGAACAAGCACATGAAGATAAATATATCGGATTTCTTTATCGGCGACAACTGGAAGGTCCATCCCGATTGGTGCGTTAAGGGACATCTCTCATAGATATTGCAAATATACTTAACTGTCGTAATTTCATAGGGTTTACTGCAAGTATCACTATCTGGAGGGTCATGAGTTCAAAACACCCGAGGATGAGTTGCGCGAATTCCTGGGCAAAATGATGAAAAACGATTGGAAGTGGCCAGAGCAATATGCCGAGGATGAATCCGATTGGGATGACAAAGATGATTGTAAGTATTGGAACTCAAATCAAAATCCAAACATTAGAAATTAGAGaatgaaaaaatcgatattttcgataatttaacaatattgtttcgataatatcgattatttctaaaatttcctAATTTTCCAGTGAACTGCGGCCGCAAAACGCTGGGTGATGATGCCTACTATTGCAACAAGGAGCTGGTTCACCTGCTCATCTTCGATGCCAAGGTGACAAACTCCAGTTATGGCGTTTGGCGGTTCGAGAGCGAGGAGGAGTTACAGTTGATTAAGCTTTTCGGTGCCGATCTTCGATTTGTGGCCACCATGAGCGGCCTGACCCGCTGGCAGTTCATCTTCGGGGAGGTTGAGGTTGATACGGATCGGGAGTTCGGGGACTACCACACCACGGCCATCGACGAGACCTGGTACAAGAGTGCCATCCTGCAGCACCACGAGGACCGATCGGAGAGTTTCGTGTACTCGGTGAAGTACTACGACGATCCCATGGAAAACAACGAGGTCAAGGTCACCGCCTCGCACGCCATCTTCCCAAGGGACGGCGGCAAGGAGGCGCCCGCCTGTGTGGTGGGCTTCCAGTTTAACCACTCTAATATGCTTGAACGCTTCCTCAGCATCACCGCAGTGGATCATGTGAGTTGAAgtatattttaagatattattatagatagtatCAATTCTGATACATTATCttgcataaaatattcattagtAGTACAAAATATGATAATTTCTTATTCCATTTGTAGTGCAATAATTGCATGCCCACCTGCTTGGCCGACGATGTGGATTGTGTGGTGATTGACAATAACGCGTACATAGTGATTGGCCAGAATGTCAACACCACTGGCAAGTTCTTCGGCGAGTTCCACGGCGACGTGATGGCCGCGATGGTGGAAAAGGGGATCTTTCTGAGCATTGAGGTCTACGATTACCAGGAACAGTGCAAGGAAGAGCCGAAGGCGGGCAGCGATGGCCACGGCCTGTTGCATGTAAGCTATGTGCTATATCTATATCCAAAGTTTAACTAAATTATATCCCATTACCCATTCAAGCCCCTGCGACTATTGAGTTTTGGCTGGAAGTGGCTGGTGGGCCGGCTCTTCTTTCAGTACCAGAGGATTCAGTGGTGGGCTGATGGAGCACCATGTAAGTATaagttacattaaattaaatagttttgaattaaaatattttatattaatattttacatgACTATGTGACCCTTTCAGTTATGGAATATACTGACGAGATCGAGGACGAGTACGTGGCCGTGGGCGATGGAGGAAAGGCCTCGGCTTCCAAGCCAAAAGACGATAGCGACGACGAGAACGCCATGTTCGACGAACCCGAGCCAGATCCCATCTATAAGGCCTGTGACATGCGATCCACTCTCTACGCCCTGCAGCCCGCTGCCCTGACGGGCATCAATGATGTCGTGGAGGTGCCTTCAACAAGACCCTTTTGGATCAAGAAGATCCCCAACTCCAATCTGGTCCTGGTGGTGGTCAATGTCCTGTATGCGTCGCGCAGCGTTCGCCTGACCACCGAACCGCAACGGATGGAATACGATAAGGAGTTTCCCTGCTATAAGCTCAACATGAGCTTCTACGAACGGCGACGCATCGAAGAGTGCTTCACAGAGCACGAGGATGTGAGTATTGGGgtaaaatttagtaaaataatatagttttataattatattttttatctccTTTTTTAGGAGGAACTCTACACCTATTGCGGCAATGCCTCGCGGCTGGGTCTAACGCTTCAGCTGCTGCCGCTGAccataattttaatgtt
The genomic region above belongs to Drosophila takahashii strain IR98-3 E-12201 chromosome 2L, DtakHiC1v2, whole genome shotgun sequence and contains:
- the Ca-Ma2d gene encoding voltage-dependent calcium channel subunit alpha-2/delta-3, with the translated sequence MFGLCEKLMTHFAVILTAFFLSQPLLLLLICGPHGGTFPSTSTHWAAEASAADENVGKWATQFGDELFALAQKITKSQEIKEKYKEYNARVELKNGTELIKSITKNVGRMLARKMDAVRCIQERAEYVYENFEFNRTYALQNFTYMSSKYSKYNGNSSEELEPNEKEFEWMYQDMELNPDTHFYNTPVDTEHSSVHVPSNIWDRADRVLKTIMWSEQLDEVFRQNYQSDPALSWQYFGSDTGILRHYPAGQWTDARANRDDADTYDCRKRSWYIETATCSKDIVILLDHSGSMTGFRHHVAKFTIRSILETFSNNDFFTILRYSNEVTDIIPCFNGALVQATPENIEVFNQAIEELEEDPEGYANLTLAYDTAFQLLRKYYDSRHCSTNSTCNQAIMLVTDGVAGNTTEVFQKYNHGNGENGTSRMNTRIFTYLLGKEVTKVREIQWMACLNRGYYSHVQTLDEVQEEVLKYVDVIATPLVLQNEQHPPTWTHAFTDKTYDPKTSNERRPRLMISVGVPAFDRSYRHVNSTNPRARLLGVAGTDVPVEDIDKLTLPYKLGVNGYSFVVSNNGYVLLHPDLRPIGTNGKMNPNYNSIDFTEVEHLFEDQSPREPGESILNIRNAMVRHESNEFKSISVKFHYDKMRRVSEEKQDYFFAPLPNTPFTLGIVMPTEYGKTWIKVGEEVDKNKHMKINISDFFIGDNWKVHPDWVYCKYHYLEGHEFKTPEDELREFLGKMMKNDWKWPEQYAEDESDWDDKDDLNCGRKTLGDDAYYCNKELVHLLIFDAKVTNSSYGVWRFESEEELQLIKLFGADLRFVATMSGLTRWQFIFGEVEVDTDREFGDYHTTAIDETWYKSAILQHHEDRSESFVYSVKYYDDPMENNEVKVTASHAIFPRDGGKEAPACVVGFQFNHSNMLERFLSITAVDHCNNCMPTCLADDVDCVVIDNNAYIVIGQNVNTTGKFFGEFHGDVMAAMVEKGIFLSIEVYDYQEQCKEEPKAGSDGHGLLHPLRLLSFGWKWLVGRLFFQYQRIQWWADGAPFMEYTDEIEDEYVAVGDGGKASASKPKDDSDDENAMFDEPEPDPIYKACDMRSTLYALQPAALTGINDVVEVPSTRPFWIKKIPNSNLVLVVVNVLYASRSVRLTTEPQRMEYDKEFPCYKLNMSFYERRRIEECFTEHEDEELYTYCGNASRLGLTLQLLPLTIILMFYLTHSFMR